A genomic segment from Bos mutus isolate GX-2022 chromosome 27, NWIPB_WYAK_1.1, whole genome shotgun sequence encodes:
- the RNF122 gene encoding RING finger protein 122 isoform X1, producing MHPFQWCNGCFCGLGLVSTNKSCSMPPISFQDLPLNIYMVIFGTGIFVFMLSLIFCCYFISKLRNQAQSERYGYKEVVLKGDAKKLQLYGQTCAVCLEDFRGKDELGVLPCQHAFHRKCLVKWLEVRCVCPMCNKPIAGPSEASQSIGILLDELV from the exons GGTGTTTCTGTGGCCTGGGACTGGTGAGCACCAACAAGTCCTGCTCAATGCCCCCCATCAGTTTCCAAGACCTTCCCCTCAACATCTACATGGTCATCTTCGGCACGGGCATCTTCGTCTTCATGCTGAGCCTCATCTTCTGCTGCTATTTTATCAG CAAACTCCGGAACCAGGCACAGAGCGAACGATATGGATATAAAGAG gtggtgcttaaAGGAGATGCCAAGAAGTTGCAGTTATATGGG CAGACCTGTGCCGTCTGTCTGGAAGACTTCAGGGGCAAGGACGAGCTAGGTGTCCTCCCGTGCCAACACGCCTTTCACCGCAA GTGTCTGGTGAAGTGGCTGGAGGTGCGCTGTGTCTGCCCCATGTGTAACAAGCCCATCGCTGGCCCCTCCGAGGCCTCCCAGAGCATCGGGATCCTATTGGATGAGCTGGTGTGA
- the RNF122 gene encoding RING finger protein 122 isoform X2 — MHPFQWCNGCFCGLGLVSTNKSCSMPPISFQDLPLNIYMVIFGTGIFVFMLSLIFCCYFISKLRNQAQSERYGYKEVVLKGDAKKLQLYGTCAVCLEDFRGKDELGVLPCQHAFHRKCLVKWLEVRCVCPMCNKPIAGPSEASQSIGILLDELV, encoded by the exons GGTGTTTCTGTGGCCTGGGACTGGTGAGCACCAACAAGTCCTGCTCAATGCCCCCCATCAGTTTCCAAGACCTTCCCCTCAACATCTACATGGTCATCTTCGGCACGGGCATCTTCGTCTTCATGCTGAGCCTCATCTTCTGCTGCTATTTTATCAG CAAACTCCGGAACCAGGCACAGAGCGAACGATATGGATATAAAGAG gtggtgcttaaAGGAGATGCCAAGAAGTTGCAGTTATATGGG ACCTGTGCCGTCTGTCTGGAAGACTTCAGGGGCAAGGACGAGCTAGGTGTCCTCCCGTGCCAACACGCCTTTCACCGCAA GTGTCTGGTGAAGTGGCTGGAGGTGCGCTGTGTCTGCCCCATGTGTAACAAGCCCATCGCTGGCCCCTCCGAGGCCTCCCAGAGCATCGGGATCCTATTGGATGAGCTGGTGTGA